In the genome of Methanomassiliicoccales archaeon, one region contains:
- a CDS encoding 30S ribosomal protein S27e translates to MPTTGKFIKVKCQDCGNEQITFKKPAMNVACAVCGSTLIKSRGGEGEIKGELLEVVD, encoded by the coding sequence ATGCCAACCACCGGTAAGTTCATAAAAGTCAAATGTCAAGATTGCGGAAATGAGCAGATCACATTCAAAAAGCCGGCCATGAACGTGGCCTGCGCCGTGTGCGGCTCTACCTTGATCAAATCCCGAGGAGGCGAGGGAGAGATCAAAGGAGAGCTGCTTGAGGTGGTCGACTAA
- a CDS encoding MBL fold metallo-hydrolase, whose product MDDLNMHIDPGPSAAHQMHRMKLDPARTEAVLISHCHPDHYTDAEVMIEGMSRGGLKKRGTLLASRSVLEGHQLHGPAVSKYHRSLLNRIEMAEAGGEVRLNDMRIRFTPTKHSDPTGVGFAMETREGLVSYVSDTELDHQVLKHQEGSRVLILPLTRPWGARIPNHLCTEDALDMVREIRPEMAILTHFGAKLIHAGAEKQAAMIEKETGVRTVAAEDLMTVHLGKIIRVKKN is encoded by the coding sequence ATGGACGATCTGAACATGCACATCGACCCTGGTCCGTCAGCGGCCCACCAGATGCATCGTATGAAGCTAGATCCAGCCAGAACGGAAGCCGTCCTCATATCCCATTGCCATCCTGACCATTACACCGACGCTGAAGTGATGATCGAGGGCATGTCCCGTGGCGGGCTAAAAAAGCGGGGGACACTATTGGCTAGCCGTTCGGTCCTGGAAGGTCATCAACTTCACGGACCGGCAGTTTCAAAATATCACCGCTCTCTGCTAAACCGCATCGAGATGGCCGAGGCTGGAGGAGAAGTGAGATTGAACGACATGCGCATTCGGTTCACTCCCACCAAGCATAGCGATCCCACAGGCGTTGGCTTCGCCATGGAGACAAGAGAAGGACTGGTCTCGTACGTGAGCGATACCGAGCTTGACCACCAAGTGCTAAAACACCAGGAAGGGAGCCGCGTGCTGATCCTGCCACTAACTAGACCGTGGGGAGCTCGTATCCCGAACCATCTTTGCACCGAGGACGCCCTGGATATGGTAAGGGAAATAAGGCCTGAGATGGCCATATTGACCCATTTTGGCGCTAAGCTCATTCATGCCGGGGCAGAAAAGCAAGCGGCTATGATAGAGAAGGAGACAGGAGTCCGAACAGTAGCTGCGGAAGACCTGATGACAGTACATCTGGGTAAGATCATCCGAGTAAAAAAAAATTGA
- the cca gene encoding CCA tRNA nucleotidyltransferase has protein sequence MSLEEELIRQLRPSTEVEERLDKAVRELVRRTEASISLTGLPLETILVGSVAKGTYVGTPDIDLFVQFPVDVERRELEHLGLRIGQEVLGGERRYAEHPYTRGTFQGFEVDLVPCYKVADAGQLRSAVDRTPFHTHYVLERLVEGQRDHVRLLKKFFKGVGVYGAEARVHGFSGYLTELLILTFKDFSGVVKAALDWRPGLILDVDGTVNGGGTGPLTFADPVDAKRNVSSALSLDSFCLFIHACREYYASPDARFFFPRERAPWPMHDVERTFTARGTHPLVIVLNRPDLVDDNLFPQLQRSALGLRKLLEAHEFKVMDHSYAVGEDVRIAFELERDALPVGRLHQGPPAWTANADEFLAKWRENGLSQPFLSEGRWVVYVQREFCDPAALIEQKGSEAALGNDFRSLDGMHCCYGLEVYRTGNLPVLSKLIDKRENWRV, from the coding sequence ATGTCCTTGGAAGAAGAACTGATACGCCAACTTAGACCAAGCACAGAGGTCGAGGAAAGATTGGATAAGGCGGTCAGGGAACTGGTTCGACGAACAGAAGCATCCATATCCCTAACGGGATTGCCGTTGGAGACCATTCTAGTAGGCTCAGTGGCTAAGGGAACTTATGTCGGAACCCCGGACATCGATCTCTTCGTACAGTTCCCCGTGGACGTTGAGCGTAGGGAGCTAGAGCACTTGGGCCTCCGTATTGGACAAGAAGTACTGGGAGGGGAGAGAAGATACGCGGAGCACCCATACACCCGTGGGACCTTCCAGGGTTTCGAAGTGGACCTGGTCCCTTGCTACAAGGTTGCCGATGCCGGACAGCTACGTTCAGCGGTGGACCGTACACCGTTCCATACCCATTATGTCCTGGAGCGCCTCGTGGAAGGACAGCGTGATCATGTACGCCTATTGAAAAAATTCTTCAAAGGCGTTGGTGTTTATGGCGCGGAAGCCCGGGTCCATGGTTTCTCGGGATATCTTACCGAATTGCTCATTTTGACGTTCAAAGACTTTTCTGGAGTGGTGAAGGCTGCGTTGGATTGGCGTCCAGGTCTGATCTTGGATGTCGATGGAACAGTCAACGGCGGCGGGACCGGCCCATTGACCTTTGCCGACCCGGTGGATGCGAAACGCAATGTGTCTTCCGCCCTTTCGTTGGATAGCTTCTGCTTGTTCATTCACGCCTGCCGGGAATATTACGCTTCTCCGGACGCTCGCTTCTTCTTTCCCCGGGAAAGAGCACCGTGGCCTATGCATGATGTCGAAAGGACATTCACGGCACGAGGAACCCATCCCCTAGTGATAGTGCTGAACCGCCCTGACCTGGTCGATGACAACCTCTTCCCTCAGCTCCAACGTAGCGCCCTGGGCCTACGAAAGCTCCTGGAAGCCCACGAGTTCAAGGTCATGGACCATTCGTATGCGGTAGGGGAGGATGTGCGTATTGCCTTCGAGCTGGAAAGGGATGCATTACCAGTCGGACGACTGCACCAAGGCCCTCCGGCCTGGACCGCTAATGCCGATGAGTTTCTGGCCAAATGGCGCGAGAATGGATTGAGCCAACCGTTCTTGAGCGAGGGGCGATGGGTGGTTTACGTTCAACGGGAGTTCTGTGACCCCGCCGCCTTGATCGAACAAAAGGGCAGCGAGGCTGCCTTGGGCAACGACTTCCGATCCTTGGACGGCATGCACTGCTGCTATGGGCTGGAGGTGTATCGGACAGGAAACCTTCCGGTATTGTCAAAATTAATAGATAAAAGAGAGAATTGGAGGGTTTAG
- a CDS encoding proteasome assembly chaperone family protein: protein MDSVIIVMHERPELNAPILIEGLPGVGNVGKLAAEHLVEQVKATKFADIFSKHFPPQVLLDDDGVIRLVNNELHYYRGEGNRPDIIIMTGDYQGMTPDGQYELSHHAIETAKDLGVSRIYTLGGYGVGKMVEKPRVLGAVTDIELAEEMTKHGVIFSKGEPGSGIVGASGLMLGLGKIAGIDAVCLMGETSGYFVDPKGAEAVLKVLMSLLNIEIDLTALTDKAEQIDLIASKLKEAEVAEPPKREDLGYIG from the coding sequence ATGGATAGCGTTATAATTGTTATGCATGAGCGTCCCGAGCTGAATGCCCCCATATTGATCGAGGGACTACCAGGTGTGGGCAACGTAGGCAAGCTCGCGGCCGAACATTTGGTGGAACAGGTCAAGGCTACCAAGTTCGCAGATATTTTCTCCAAGCACTTCCCGCCACAGGTGTTGCTGGACGATGATGGGGTCATCCGCCTGGTCAACAACGAACTGCATTACTATAGAGGAGAAGGAAATCGGCCAGACATAATAATAATGACCGGCGATTACCAAGGCATGACACCGGACGGCCAGTATGAGCTCTCCCACCACGCGATAGAGACCGCCAAGGACCTAGGGGTCAGCCGGATCTACACTCTGGGCGGATATGGTGTGGGTAAGATGGTCGAAAAGCCCCGTGTCCTAGGCGCTGTCACCGATATCGAACTGGCGGAAGAGATGACCAAGCACGGAGTGATCTTCTCCAAGGGAGAGCCGGGCAGCGGAATCGTTGGAGCATCAGGCCTGATGCTAGGGCTGGGAAAGATAGCCGGGATAGATGCGGTGTGCCTGATGGGCGAGACCTCCGGTTACTTCGTGGACCCCAAGGGTGCCGAGGCGGTTCTTAAGGTGCTCATGTCCCTGCTCAACATCGAGATCGACCTGACCGCCCTGACCGACAAAGCCGAGCAGATCGATCTCATCGCCAGTAAATTGAAGGAAGCAGAGGTCGCCGAACCGCCTAAGCGTGAGGACTTGGGATATATCGGTTAA
- the rpiA gene encoding ribose 5-phosphate isomerase A produces the protein MSDKKRLAAEKAVEMVQDGMKVGLGTGSTAYFAIEAIGRLVKDGYHLIAVPTSLASEKQARELNIPLATLEEVGTLDLTIDGADEVDGNLDLVKGMGGALLREKIVAHSTRALVIVVDDSKLVRDLGTKFPLPVEVVKFSHGRTRLYMEELGCNAELRGGSEPFITDNGNYIYHLHFERGIRDPYEMQKKLKNIPGVVETGLFLKMTKKVIVASDQGIRVMERV, from the coding sequence ATGAGCGATAAGAAGCGATTGGCGGCGGAAAAGGCCGTGGAAATGGTGCAGGACGGTATGAAGGTGGGATTGGGGACCGGAAGCACGGCCTATTTCGCCATCGAGGCCATAGGCCGGTTGGTGAAGGACGGGTATCATCTGATAGCTGTGCCAACATCGCTCGCCAGCGAGAAGCAGGCTCGAGAGCTGAACATCCCCCTCGCAACACTGGAGGAGGTCGGGACCTTGGACTTGACCATCGACGGGGCGGATGAGGTGGATGGGAATCTGGACCTCGTGAAGGGAATGGGAGGAGCTTTACTTAGAGAGAAGATAGTTGCTCATTCCACGCGCGCCCTGGTGATCGTGGTGGACGATTCCAAATTAGTTCGGGACCTAGGGACGAAGTTCCCCCTACCCGTAGAGGTTGTGAAATTCTCTCATGGTCGCACGCGCCTTTACATGGAGGAGCTAGGCTGCAATGCGGAGCTGCGCGGTGGAAGTGAACCTTTCATCACCGACAATGGCAATTACATCTATCATCTGCATTTCGAACGAGGCATTCGTGACCCATACGAGATGCAGAAAAAACTAAAGAATATCCCTGGGGTCGTAGAGACCGGGCTGTTCCTGAAGATGACCAAAAAAGTTATTGTAGCTTCGGACCAGGGTATTAGAGTGATGGAAAGGGTTTGA
- a CDS encoding cation diffusion facilitator family transporter: MLKPEMSSMWDQDDREMGEMSNADALLRKGERGAMVSSWVTGLLALGKGAGGLLTGSLVLITDAVHSAIDVLPITASWLGLRVSRRKADERFPYGYYKAESIATLFISLFIIYAAIELVLEGYSRLLERSEVSNPLLAGGVALISSAVSALLAKYQRKVGEEIGSQSLIINSRDTFMDVFVSLLVVAAIALAYFEVPYVEGGAIIVISIIILKIGLESIKDAVFTLMDISPSREIEDRVIGTISGIAGVEGFADLKLRRSGPFLFGEVAVKVRKHLDVERAHEIAGRLEMDVRKNIGRLERFTVHIEPCDVSEVRVVVPLNNDGGLDSIPSDKFGRAPYFALVSVNKKERRLEEWTIIANDEKDREHRAGLHAVNTIVREKVDALITPEIGEISFHALRDQLVTVYRLEGARLEEVLEHYLNEELENILEPVRVDEQ; encoded by the coding sequence GTGCTCAAGCCTGAAATGTCCTCGATGTGGGACCAGGATGATAGGGAAATGGGGGAGATGAGCAACGCTGACGCACTCCTCAGAAAGGGGGAGCGGGGCGCCATGGTCTCATCCTGGGTCACTGGACTCCTGGCTCTGGGAAAGGGGGCGGGGGGACTTTTAACAGGCTCTCTGGTGCTGATCACCGACGCCGTGCACTCGGCCATCGACGTACTTCCGATCACCGCTTCCTGGCTCGGGCTTAGGGTCTCGCGCCGGAAAGCGGATGAGCGCTTCCCGTACGGATATTACAAGGCCGAATCCATAGCCACCCTCTTCATCTCCCTTTTCATCATCTACGCGGCCATCGAACTTGTCCTCGAAGGCTATTCCCGACTGTTGGAGAGATCGGAGGTGTCCAATCCCCTGCTGGCTGGCGGGGTGGCTTTGATATCCTCGGCCGTGTCCGCTCTGCTGGCCAAGTATCAGAGGAAGGTCGGAGAGGAGATCGGCTCCCAGTCCCTGATCATCAATTCCAGGGACACCTTCATGGATGTGTTCGTATCATTGCTCGTGGTCGCCGCCATCGCCCTGGCCTATTTCGAAGTGCCCTATGTCGAAGGGGGGGCCATCATCGTCATCTCCATAATCATACTAAAGATCGGATTGGAGTCCATCAAGGATGCCGTGTTCACCCTCATGGACATCTCACCGAGCAGAGAGATCGAGGACCGGGTCATCGGGACCATAAGCGGAATAGCTGGTGTAGAGGGGTTCGCGGACCTTAAGCTCCGGAGGTCTGGACCATTCCTCTTTGGGGAGGTCGCAGTCAAGGTAAGGAAACATCTCGATGTGGAGAGGGCTCACGAGATCGCCGGACGCCTGGAGATGGACGTCCGGAAGAACATTGGCCGATTGGAAAGGTTTACCGTGCACATCGAGCCTTGCGATGTTTCGGAGGTGCGCGTGGTGGTGCCGTTGAACAACGACGGAGGCTTGGATTCCATTCCCTCGGATAAGTTCGGAAGGGCCCCCTACTTCGCCCTGGTATCCGTCAATAAGAAGGAGCGTAGGTTGGAGGAATGGACCATCATCGCCAATGATGAAAAGGATCGCGAGCACCGCGCTGGTCTGCATGCGGTGAACACGATCGTGCGGGAGAAGGTCGACGCCCTGATCACCCCCGAGATAGGGGAGATATCGTTCCACGCCCTGCGGGACCAGCTTGTCACCGTCTACAGGTTGGAGGGAGCACGGTTGGAAGAGGTCCTGGAACATTATCTCAACGAAGAACTGGAGAACATCCTGGAACCTGTGAGGGTCGATGAACAGTAG
- a CDS encoding 50S ribosomal protein L44e, with protein MKMPRSIKTYCPSCKTHTDHEVERVKKRKASEMKWGQRRFRRATAGYGGFPRPKPEGREKPTKRISLRYRCKKCKKAHQKRCFRAKKFELTE; from the coding sequence ATGAAGATGCCTAGGTCCATTAAGACTTACTGTCCATCCTGCAAGACTCACACCGACCATGAGGTCGAGAGAGTTAAGAAGAGAAAGGCCAGCGAGATGAAGTGGGGTCAGAGAAGATTCCGTAGGGCTACCGCCGGTTATGGCGGGTTCCCCAGGCCAAAGCCTGAGGGCCGTGAGAAGCCAACCAAGAGAATCTCTCTGAGATACCGCTGTAAGAAGTGCAAAAAAGCCCATCAGAAGAGATGCTTCAGGGCTAAAAAGTTCGAGCTGACGGAGTGA
- a CDS encoding creatininase family protein, producing MRIDEISSIAFAKAMEADPIVFLPIGACEAHGPHLPLGTDTFQPDEMVTQVANRVGGLVAPTINYGQHSSTLNMPGTISLTFDTLRSLVKDILESLHRNKVHKVVVLTGHFGSVHRIAIKLACEHATQHLGMKVMMLSDYQLALHLEKEICQGLEDGHGGLLETSRIMDIRPDLVAKERSCGEFVDIGYLIVSDPERCFPKGFSGDAGLASEEKGRRINTYIVDTLTELVRTNFEG from the coding sequence ATGAGGATAGATGAGATCAGTTCGATCGCTTTCGCCAAGGCCATGGAAGCCGACCCGATCGTGTTCCTACCCATTGGGGCCTGTGAGGCCCATGGACCGCACCTACCGCTGGGAACTGACACCTTCCAGCCGGATGAGATGGTCACCCAGGTAGCCAATAGGGTCGGTGGCTTGGTGGCCCCCACCATCAACTACGGGCAGCATTCCTCCACGCTCAATATGCCAGGGACCATATCTCTGACCTTCGACACCCTGCGTTCCCTTGTCAAGGATATTTTAGAATCCCTGCACCGTAACAAGGTACACAAGGTGGTGGTCCTCACTGGCCATTTCGGTTCGGTGCACAGGATCGCGATCAAATTGGCCTGTGAGCACGCCACCCAGCATCTGGGCATGAAGGTCATGATGCTTAGCGATTACCAGCTCGCATTGCACCTGGAGAAGGAGATATGCCAGGGTTTGGAAGATGGTCATGGCGGACTTCTGGAAACGTCACGCATCATGGACATACGTCCCGACCTAGTGGCCAAGGAAAGATCGTGCGGTGAGTTCGTGGACATCGGTTACCTGATCGTTTCAGATCCAGAGCGCTGCTTCCCAAAAGGGTTCTCGGGGGACGCGGGTCTGGCCTCAGAAGAGAAGGGGAGGCGCATCAACACATACATAGTGGACACCCTTACCGAACTGGTGCGAACGAACTTCGAGGGTTAG
- a CDS encoding peroxiredoxin family protein, which translates to MDEDLVGKPFPDWTMKDDMGREVRLSDQWKEGTVLLLFFSSAFGFICNLEFLTFKAMHKVFIDANCRIFGVSNNSTRSLGAYSENLGIPFPLLCDEGTRLSKLLGTVEAIGGPWEGFTLRSEFIIDRNGIVRYVHIPPDSNYEPDYDTILAEVRKLA; encoded by the coding sequence GTGGACGAGGACCTAGTGGGTAAACCGTTTCCGGACTGGACCATGAAGGACGACATGGGCAGAGAGGTCCGGCTGAGCGATCAGTGGAAGGAGGGGACCGTGCTTCTACTCTTCTTCTCCTCGGCCTTCGGATTCATCTGCAACCTAGAGTTCCTCACTTTCAAAGCGATGCATAAGGTGTTCATAGATGCCAACTGCCGCATCTTCGGCGTGAGCAACAACTCGACCCGCTCGCTCGGTGCGTACAGTGAGAACCTGGGGATACCGTTCCCTTTGCTTTGCGATGAGGGAACCCGTCTCTCCAAACTTCTGGGCACGGTGGAAGCGATCGGGGGCCCCTGGGAAGGGTTCACGCTGCGCTCCGAGTTCATCATCGATCGGAACGGCATCGTACGTTACGTCCACATCCCCCCGGACTCCAATTACGAGCCGGACTACGATACTATACTGGCCGAGGTCAGAAAGCTAGCCTAG
- a CDS encoding ribbon-helix-helix domain-containing protein, with translation MEEGDLEKVTLRIPSRHIRALDFLVQVDDFPSRSEAIRAAIRDFIYARLDLVTDKLKRMEEAEKIMAEMEAYEERYLRK, from the coding sequence ATGGAAGAAGGCGACCTGGAGAAGGTCACACTGAGAATACCTTCAAGGCATATCCGAGCCCTGGATTTCCTTGTACAGGTAGACGATTTCCCCTCCAGATCAGAAGCGATAAGGGCTGCCATCAGGGACTTCATCTATGCCAGGCTCGATCTGGTCACCGACAAACTGAAAAGGATGGAGGAGGCCGAGAAGATAATGGCTGAGATGGAGGCCTACGAAGAGCGGTATTTGAGGAAATAG
- a CDS encoding ArsR family transcriptional regulator has protein sequence MADKGFSKKDESLVELLVNTGMPKNVAKTLAFLRKKEETTSVEIEIMTALRQPEVSIAMQELRRRKWVIKRDIKKEGKGRPVHAYKLAIPFDKIIETLEKEERKRMESIEKNTDQLKALCLNP, from the coding sequence ATGGCCGACAAAGGCTTCAGTAAGAAGGACGAATCGCTGGTAGAACTGTTAGTTAATACTGGAATGCCTAAAAATGTAGCAAAGACATTGGCGTTTTTACGCAAGAAAGAGGAAACGACATCTGTCGAAATAGAGATCATGACCGCACTGAGACAACCTGAGGTCTCTATTGCTATGCAGGAACTACGCCGCAGGAAGTGGGTGATCAAACGGGACATCAAGAAGGAAGGCAAGGGCCGACCGGTCCATGCGTATAAGCTGGCCATCCCCTTCGACAAAATCATAGAGACGTTGGAGAAGGAAGAACGGAAGCGCATGGAGTCCATCGAAAAGAACACCGATCAGCTCAAAGCGCTCTGTCTGAACCCCTGA
- a CDS encoding diphthine--ammonia ligase: MRLACLFSGGKDSTYAAYLMEQAGHEIVCLVAVMPRDPHSWVFHTLNLEHLPEMARAMGKDLVAVPSSGEEDDDLSALRDALTGLGVEGVVTGAIASDYQWDRINGICEQLDLRVFSPLWRKDQSMLLTDMISAGLKILIVGVFAEGLGESWLGKMLDREALGDLERLAKAHGLNVSGEGGEYETLVLDSPAHLCELIPGEVVSDYHRDSGRLHIGRLSSRSK, translated from the coding sequence ATGCGTTTGGCCTGTCTATTCTCTGGCGGTAAGGATTCTACCTATGCCGCGTATCTGATGGAGCAGGCTGGACACGAGATCGTTTGCCTGGTGGCGGTGATGCCAAGGGACCCGCATTCATGGGTGTTCCATACTCTGAACCTGGAGCACCTGCCGGAGATGGCCCGGGCCATGGGAAAGGACCTGGTGGCAGTCCCCTCCAGCGGTGAGGAGGATGACGACCTATCCGCCCTAAGGGACGCACTTACAGGGCTGGGTGTGGAGGGGGTGGTCACCGGGGCCATCGCCTCCGACTATCAGTGGGACCGTATCAACGGGATCTGTGAGCAGCTGGACCTGAGGGTGTTCTCTCCCCTTTGGCGGAAGGATCAATCGATGCTGCTTACAGACATGATATCGGCCGGTCTCAAGATATTGATCGTAGGGGTCTTTGCCGAGGGGCTCGGGGAGAGCTGGTTGGGTAAAATGCTTGACCGAGAGGCTCTGGGTGACCTGGAGCGTTTGGCCAAGGCTCACGGTCTGAACGTATCGGGTGAAGGAGGTGAGTATGAGACGCTGGTGCTCGACTCACCAGCGCACCTCTGCGAACTGATACCGGGAGAGGTCGTTTCCGACTATCATCGTGACTCTGGACGTCTGCATATCGGGCGCCTTTCGTCGAGGTCTAAGTAG
- a CDS encoding amidohydrolase family protein, translating to MVNSVLIKNGVIVTQDPERRVFQGDVLVEGGIITEAGVVKGGADQIIDADGAPVLPGLINTHAHVAMTVMKGLADDLPFPKFLERVFAIDSDRHQEDLLAGSRLGCMEMLLGGTTTFVDLYYSQDIVAKAVKEVGMRGVLCWAVLDQEYTTQQGLPLDNCKRFHDQYAEDDSIIPGIGLQGVYVCSEETFMRSREFSDLTGALMTFHLSETRKEVYDHKAKTGMRPTDWLGSIGFLNERCLAAHAAWLTINEVRALGRAHASISTCPVSNMKLATGGVAPIPEMLREGVNVTLGTDGSTTNNSLDMFGEMKTLSLLQKSSRWDPTIVTAQQALDFCTVNAARSLGMEADIGSIEVGKRADLVIMDSRSPGLRPLSLDNAVSNLVFAGTRGDVITVLCGGKVVVKDRRSLTLDVGGVIKDGQKAMGQLSKR from the coding sequence ATGGTCAACAGTGTTCTGATCAAGAATGGGGTCATCGTCACCCAGGACCCCGAGCGGCGTGTGTTCCAGGGGGACGTGTTGGTCGAAGGAGGCATCATCACCGAGGCGGGGGTCGTAAAGGGAGGGGCCGACCAGATAATAGACGCCGATGGGGCGCCGGTACTTCCAGGCCTGATAAACACCCACGCCCATGTTGCTATGACGGTCATGAAAGGGTTGGCCGATGATCTGCCGTTCCCCAAATTCCTAGAGCGGGTGTTCGCCATCGATTCCGACCGTCATCAGGAGGACCTTCTTGCCGGATCACGCTTGGGCTGCATGGAGATGCTGTTGGGCGGAACAACCACATTCGTCGATCTTTACTATTCCCAGGATATTGTGGCCAAGGCGGTCAAGGAGGTCGGGATGAGAGGGGTGCTTTGCTGGGCGGTGCTTGATCAGGAATATACCACCCAACAGGGGCTGCCTCTGGATAACTGCAAGCGCTTTCATGACCAATACGCAGAAGATGATAGCATCATCCCTGGAATAGGGCTGCAAGGCGTCTATGTGTGCTCGGAGGAGACCTTCATGAGGTCCAGGGAGTTCTCCGATCTCACCGGTGCCCTTATGACCTTCCATCTGTCCGAAACGAGGAAGGAGGTCTACGATCACAAGGCCAAGACCGGGATGCGGCCGACCGATTGGCTGGGATCTATCGGTTTCCTCAACGAACGATGCCTGGCAGCTCACGCCGCCTGGCTGACCATCAACGAGGTACGTGCGCTCGGCCGCGCCCACGCATCCATATCCACCTGTCCAGTGTCCAACATGAAGCTGGCAACGGGCGGGGTGGCCCCAATTCCGGAGATGCTCCGCGAAGGGGTGAACGTGACATTGGGGACAGACGGGTCCACGACCAACAACTCCTTGGACATGTTCGGTGAGATGAAGACACTGTCGTTGTTGCAGAAGTCCAGCCGCTGGGATCCAACCATTGTCACTGCTCAGCAGGCGCTTGACTTCTGTACCGTCAACGCCGCTCGGTCATTAGGGATGGAGGCGGATATCGGTTCGATCGAAGTGGGAAAGAGGGCGGACCTGGTCATCATGGACTCCCGGTCCCCTGGGTTAAGGCCGCTTAGCCTGGATAATGCAGTGTCGAACCTGGTCTTCGCCGGTACTCGTGGCGATGTAATTACCGTTCTATGCGGCGGTAAGGTCGTGGTGAAGGACCGACGGTCATTGACGTTGGACGTGGGAGGGGTCATCAAGGATGGACAGAAGGCCATGGGCCAGCTGTCAAAACGGTGA
- a CDS encoding translation initiation factor IF-2 subunit alpha yields MARVSGFPEEGELVVCTVQSVKNFGAFVTLDEYGEKEGFIHVRDVATGWVKYIRDYVREGQKVVCKVLGVDSSKGHIDLSLKSVNEHQRREKVQQWKNETKAEKLLEIVATRLEKTLDQCWEEFGYDLVDKFETLYGAFEGCAIDDNAMEEMELSGDWTTAFVEVAKENVTPPFVQISGILELRSPAPDGVEIIKGALKKGLEAAEEELDIQYIGAPRYRLVMTAPDYKTAEEAMKIVTNIVISEIKESGGDGSFHRENK; encoded by the coding sequence ATGGCGAGGGTCAGCGGGTTCCCTGAAGAAGGGGAACTCGTGGTCTGCACCGTTCAGAGCGTCAAGAACTTCGGAGCGTTCGTAACGCTCGACGAGTACGGCGAAAAGGAAGGTTTCATACATGTACGTGATGTGGCCACCGGCTGGGTCAAGTACATACGCGACTATGTTCGCGAGGGCCAGAAGGTCGTATGTAAAGTTCTCGGTGTAGATTCCTCTAAGGGACACATTGATCTCTCGCTGAAATCGGTGAACGAACATCAGCGGCGGGAGAAAGTTCAGCAATGGAAGAATGAGACCAAGGCGGAAAAGTTGCTAGAGATAGTCGCGACCCGTCTTGAAAAGACATTGGACCAATGCTGGGAAGAGTTCGGCTACGATCTGGTGGACAAGTTCGAAACGCTCTACGGCGCGTTCGAGGGCTGTGCCATCGACGACAATGCCATGGAAGAGATGGAACTCTCCGGCGACTGGACAACTGCATTCGTAGAAGTGGCCAAGGAGAACGTCACACCACCTTTCGTGCAGATCTCAGGTATTTTGGAACTCCGTTCTCCCGCCCCCGACGGCGTGGAAATCATCAAGGGCGCCTTGAAAAAGGGGCTTGAAGCAGCGGAAGAGGAATTGGATATCCAATATATTGGTGCGCCCCGATACAGATTGGTCATGACGGCCCCCGACTACAAGACAGCGGAAGAGGCTATGAAGATAGTCACTAACATCGTCATTTCCGAAATAAAGGAATCAGGCGGGGATGGTTCGTTCCACAGGGAGAACAAGTGA
- a CDS encoding redoxin domain-containing protein, with protein MDKGRVPKIGQKVLDFVLPDDMGRSVRLSEEASERIVVLMFYPSDFGMICSIQMGELRDSYDLIEETGVRLLPISTNSVRSHAAWKESMRLPFRLLADEDGTLTEEYGMSCDDDGWFKNRSCRGIFMVDRDLTVLYSWVPESPHTGPDVPALIEVMRSFST; from the coding sequence ATGGACAAGGGGCGCGTCCCGAAGATCGGTCAGAAGGTTTTGGACTTCGTATTGCCTGATGACATGGGGCGTTCGGTCCGATTGAGCGAGGAGGCGAGCGAGAGGATCGTCGTTCTGATGTTCTACCCCTCCGATTTCGGTATGATCTGCTCCATTCAAATGGGGGAGCTGCGCGACTCGTACGATCTGATAGAGGAGACAGGGGTACGCCTGCTGCCGATCTCGACCAACAGTGTTAGGTCGCATGCTGCCTGGAAAGAATCCATGCGCCTCCCCTTCCGATTGTTGGCTGACGAGGACGGAACTTTGACCGAGGAATATGGCATGTCATGCGACGACGATGGGTGGTTCAAGAACCGCTCCTGCCGGGGGATCTTCATGGTCGACCGGGACCTGACCGTCCTGTATAGCTGGGTCCCCGAAAGCCCCCACACCGGACCGGACGTACCGGCACTGATCGAAGTAATGCGTTCCTTTTCTACTTAG